CCAGCCAGAGCCTGGGGGCGGTTTGGTGTGTGTGTCGGGGGATGCTTGCATATCTGCTGGGGCCAGGCCCAGCGGGATCGGTGACGGACAGACAGCTCAGCCCTTGCCGGTGGGCACCCACTTGGGGGGCCGCAGCGCTGGGCCGGAGACCCGCGGGGTGCACGGCCGCGGCTTTGCCATCCTCCGGCCTCGGGGCGGGCAGCCGCCGGGGAGGAGAGTCCTGAGTGGGGCCGGCCGAGGGTGCTgggcgccgggcgggcggctgGGGGTGCTCAGCGGCAGGGGCTGCAGCGCTCCGGGGGGGACCCTTCGGGCGGCTCTGCAAGGGcgcagaggggctggagcggCGCGCTCTCCTGCACCCCTGCGCCGGTGATCCTAGGGCCGGGGGacagccccgctgccctgccccacaccaccccaccgACTCCGGCTCCCCCCGTgcttccccagccccgccgggcccccccccggcccccagccccctgccccgcggggcaggcagggcgcagcctgcagcaggctgccgggggcgggcaggggacCCCCCGCAGCGGCACGGCCCTCACCTGGGGGTGCCACGGCCAGGCTCTCCTCGGCTGCGGTGAACTGCAGCTCAGCTCCGTCAGGTAGCAGGGAGCCGCGGGAGCGGGGGCACCGGTCTCCGGAGCGTGTCCTCCGCAGCACCgactggggagggagagggtcAGCACCGGCGGCAGTCAGGCTGGAGGGGTCGGGGCTTCTGGGGGGGGCTCCCCAGCCCTTACCTTCCTGGccagggggctgctgggggccgAGGCACTGCTGTAGAGGCTGAGGCTGGAGTTGGAGCGGCTGGGGGACAGCACTTTGGAGGAGGGGGCCGACTGGTTCCCCGCACACTTGGCCGCGGCAGCCCCGAAGGCGTCTGGGGACAGGTACTTCTCGTTGATCTTCAGGTTGGTCCTTCCCTTCACTGGGGACAACAGAGGAGGTGAGTGGAGCTGGCGCTGGGGCTCCTGCGGCCCCGGGCCAGGCAGTGCAAGACCTTGGGGAGCCTGGTGGGCTGCGTCCCACATGGGCACAACCGGCCCTCGTGGCCCCGCAGGCATCGCACCCGGGCACAGGGACGCCTACCCCACCAAAGCCGGGGCTCTCCTGGCCTCAGCCCACTGCAGATCCTCTTGGCCGCAGAGCCGCGGGTGCCCCGTGCCCAGCGCCCGGCGTGGGAGGTCCATACCCACCTCTGCAGGGGTCGTTCTTCACCAGGAACTCGTCCAGCGCGATCCAGCCCCCGCCGACCCGCACCATCAGGGTGCTGCGCAGGATCCGCACCATCCGCAGCTGCTGGGACTCCCCGAACTGCGGGGGAGAGGGATGTCAGGGCAAGACGGGGACCCGGGGGGGTTCgggagggctgggagccagggagGGGGTGCCAGAGCAGGTACCAGCACCCAGATCTGCCCATCACCAGGCCATCaggtcccctgcagcccctccatcCCCGCCAGCACTGCCCTCCCTGCCGTGCCACGGCATGCAGCGTCTGGGGCCAGCAATCCCgcgggacatggggatgtgccctctccctgccactGCAAAgggcctggggcagggagcCACAGCGCACGGGGAGCTGCGGGACCTCTGCATGGTGCAGGCTGTGCACAGCTGTCGGAGCAAGCCCGGGAccctgggctggggaaggggggctgCTGGccgcagcagcagggcaggaggtggcGGCAGCGGTGCGGGTCGACACTTACCCGGTACCTGTTGGCGCTGATCTGCTCCACCTGGAAGCGCTTAGCACAGTTGCACTGGGCCACTTGCCTGTTCACCTGGGGATGGCACACTCGGCTCAGACCCGCAGTGgggccccccaccctgcccggCCCCAGCCGCCACAGCCCCCCTGCCGTACCTCATCCTGGATCTGGTCGGCGTCGGCGGTCCGGCGCAGCGGGTCCCggttggggtgcagggtgctgaCGAACTCGTAGTAGTCGATGAAGCCGTCGCCATTCATGTCAAAGATGCTCGCCACAGCGTTCATCTCCAAGACGTTGGTGGGGAActctggggagggaaagggaccCTCAGCCCGCCGTGCCCTGTGCGCCCCTGCTCCGAGGCCAGCCGGTGCCGGCACCAAACCCTGGCCCCCTTCCGAGGGGGATCCCAGCTGGCAGAccctgtccctccccatctcccctaGCACTGCCCCACCTCTCCCCGAAGCACCCTTCCCCCCGCTCTCGGGGGAGGGGAAGCCCCGTGGGGTGCACCCGCCCCAGGAGCCAGCCCCAgcatcccaccccagcccagccccgggggcaCCCACTGGAGGAGAGGACGCTCTCGATGAACTCCCGCTGGCTGATGCGCCCGTCCTGGTCCCTGTCGATGCCTCGGAAAACATCCAGGACACGGGACTTCATTTGGCTGATCCACTGCATGTAACGCTTTCTCCAGACCCCGAAGTCAAAGTGAGCAAACTCCTCCAGCTCAGAGAGGCACAGACGGGAATTAACACGCCGGCAGGAaagcccccccggcccccccaccGCATCAGCCTGGGTGACGGGGCTTTGCCCCGCGTTCGGGCTCAGCCCGGCTGCCGTGCAGCCAGCCCGCTCCCAGTCCTGACCCTGCTGAGGCTGGCAAAGGGGTCTctgcccaggacccccagctCTGGGTCGCAAGGGGAGCCACACCAGCTCGTGGCTGTTGGGGTGCACCCACCCCTGCCCGCAGGGATGCGCGGGGACTCCCGGATGCAGGGACGGGGTCTGGGAAGGCTCCCGGGCACTGCCTGCCCCGTGCCACGGACCCCTGGGGACCGTCCCCATCCACCTCCGACCCAGGGCCAGGGGCTCCCACTGACAGAAGGCGAGGCGAGCTGCCCGCGCCCCTCGGGGCCACGGCACCACCGGGGCTGCCCCTACCTCTCGCAGGCGCTGCATGGCCGTCTCCAGCCGGTACTGCCGGTCCAGGGCCagaagccagagctgctgccagcgGTGCAGGAGCTGGGCCATGAGGGGCGTCTGGGGCTCCAGCCCCCCGAGCGGCACCACCGGTGCGCCCTGTGCCTTCCCCGTGCTGCGGCGCCCTGCAGCCCGCGGAGACAGGCAGTGAGGGCACAGTCGGGGGTCCCGCGGCACGGCGCAGTGCGGCGCAAGGGGCAATGGGGGCCCTTACGTGTGGCCAGCCGGCGGGCAGCCGGCGGGCCCAGCTCCACGGCCAGCTTCCGTTTGCAGCTCTTGGTGACCTTCTCCACGTCGGGCTGCTTGCGGTTCAGCTCCTCCATGAACACCTGCCGCAGAGTGCCGGCACTGAGTGCCCGCCAGCGGCACCAGCAGGGCCCCCAAGCATGGCCCGCCGCCCTGCCggcacagctggggcagggggctgaaGCTGGGAGCACGGCCACCCGCAGACCAGTcctgctgcccccctccccgggacccTCCTGCACCAGCAGCCCGTGCAGCAGACCCGGTGGGCTcgggctgcagctgctggtgtGCGTGAAAGATGCTGCTGCGTCGCTGCTGCGTGCTGGAGCTGTATCCACGGCCTCAGCCTGGAGCACCCGAAAGTCCTCGGTCAGGTCGAGCGCTCGCCTGGGaccgggcagggcgggggggacaGCACGGCCCCCTGTGGAGGGGGGAGTTGGGGTCAGGGTCCCTCACCGTGTGCTGGGCATtgagctcctccagctgctcggCCTCCTCTGGCAGCGGCTCCTGGTCCCGCAGGCTCAGTGCCTCCTCGGCGGCCGTGATCCAGTCGATGAGCTGGGCCATCTCCTCCCGCTCGGCCGCGAGGCTGGCTGTCTGTGCCTGCAGCCGCTCGCCCTGCTGCTGGGCCCAGCTCAGCACCTGCGGGCACGATGAGAGGAGCTGGGCCAcgagggctggcaggggggctcggggctggcTGCCCCGCTGCAGACCCCGGTGTCTGCGGCCCCGACCAGGCACCGCAGGGCCACTGGTTCAGGGGGGACGAGTCTCTGCACAGGGAGCCGCGGCCCATCCCTGCCATGGGGCAGGCGCACGGACCCCTGGCCAGCAGCCCTAATGACTATGGGGCAGGAAcatggggcagggaggtgggggcTCCACGGCCCACCCGTGACCACGGGGCAGGACCAAGTTCCCGCTGGGTGGCCAATGTGCCACCCAGCCTCTGGCCGCTCATGTGCCAAGGGGCCTTTGCAGCTCCTGGGTGCTGCACTTCGAGCACCGGTCCTCGGTCTGTCCCCGTGGGCAGCGGCTGAATGTGCCAGCAGCCCGGTGTGCACCACTGCGGACGTGCTGGCTGCCCTCGCAGTGGGGCCGTGCCGCATCCTTGCTATCTGGGGCGAGTGGCCGAGGAGGGCAGTCCTGAGGGCAGCAGGACCCCGCAGCAGATCCGGATCAGACACCGAAGACCTCTGCTCACTAAGGGCTTTGTGCAGGTGGGGGTGAAGGCTCGGCCGAACCCATCAGACCCCTTCAGGGAGAGCCGGGAGCGGGAGCGCTCTTGCCTGCAAACCCACAGTGCCAGGGAGCCTCCGAGCCTGGACCGCATGGCATCTCCCACCTCACGTGTGGAGTGAGTCACCACCATCCGGGTGGGACCCGAGTGACCCCCTGCATGGCCCCAggatggggggcaggggtgggagcgAGGGGATGGCCAGGACTGGCCGGGGCGGTGCGTCCCGGTGGCTCACGGAGGGCCAGGTCTGTGCAGGAGGAGCTGAGTCAGGGCTGTCCGGTCACTGGCAAGACCAAGACTGTCTGCGTCGGCCGGGGATGGAGCCgagcacccccagctccccgcgCTGCGGTCAGGAGCGCTGCGCCAAAGAGGCACTGGCAGTGGGAAAGACATGGGGCCGTGCTCGTCCCGGGCGCGGGTGCAGATCTGCTCCGTGCCcggggagggatggagaaggggcACCCAGCTCACCTCCTGGAAGCGGCTCTTGACGACCGTGACCCAGGATTTGATGGTGATGACCGAGTCCGGGTGGCAGGTGGAGAGGATCTCCTCCCCCAGTGAGGTGATACACTCTAGCTCCAGCTGCTGACACTGCAGGGACTTCATCAGCTCCTGGGGGAGCGCATGGACAGCGGTACTGCCGGGTCtcagccccctgcaccccgctgCGCAGCCCAGCGCCCCAGGGACCAGCCTCCAGCCGGCCGGGTGTGCAGGTGGGGGAATGACGCTGGGTGGAGCGAGCACGGCCGCTGAGCACGGCTGTCTTTGCATGGGGTGCTTGGGACCCCAAATCTCTCAGGAGCCACCCtggaggcaggggctggcgggggctggtggggctggcagggacaggCACCGACCTGCAGCTGGCTCTGGCACTCCTGCACGGCCAGCTCCTCCTCGGGGAAGACACCATACTTGAGGGTTTTCTCTGACTCAGAGAGGCGACCCAGGAAGGAGTGCACCAGGGTGTGAAACTCCTCTGCCTGCCACGGACAGCCGGGGACCTGCTCAGCACCCACCCCATGGCCGCAGCCTCCGGTCCcggccccctcagcccccctcccccggccaGACCCCGAGCCCTGCAGCTGCCGCTCCTGCCCGGGGCCACGCAAGCACTCGGCGCAGCTCCAGGCCccggcaggagctgctgccagcccagcccaaaccccacagcagggcagagaggatGCTCCTCACCCCAGCTTGAGACCTGGGACACAATTTCCCCTGAGCCCCAGCAGTAACTCCCCGTCGAGCAGAGCACCCTGCAACGCACACGGGCATCCCGGCCCCGGCACCCTGCACGCGGGTACACCTGCAATGGGCGtctgcagcacccagcctgGCACCCGGCCACGGCGCCTTGCGACACGGCCACACggagccccacagccccacacagcGCCCTGCAACGCACGGCCACCCACAGAGCCCAGGCACCCCAcgcagcaccctgcagcacagccacacGCAGCCCTGGGCTCCCCACACGCCCgtggctgcctgcagagccttccCGCAAAGACGCACCGCCCGCAGACCCCAGCTTCCCACCCGGGGAGGCCCTGGGCCGGCTGCtgcccccccgccagccccccccgGCTCGCACGGCTCTCACCTGCCGGAGCGCAGCCTCCAGCCGGGCCTGCTTGGAGACGGAGAGCTTGCAGACCAGGTCCCAGCGGGTGCTCAGCTCCTCCATCTGCTTCTGCAGCCACTGGGAGTCGACGCTGCTGCTGCCGCGGGTCAGGTCCCGCACCGAGCGCTTCAGCATCTTGATGCAGCTGGCTCGCTTGCCCAGCTCCTTCTGGAAGACCtggagagagggcaggagggggtggGAAACgccgggggggggtcccagcaccctgcctggcgcccgctgctgtgcagggcCCCCGCGTGCCCCAGGCCCCCTTGCAGCAGTGGGGTACGCGGGGCACCCCAGCACTGCCCCAAGGACTGGGAGCGTAGGCTCCAGTACAGTGGGGGCTGCGCCGGCAGGCAAAGCCCCATCCTGCGCCTGGCTCCCGTCCTGCCCCGGGATGGAGGGTGGGCAGGGCCGGCGCAGAGcccggggctccccagggcccgACACAGGGCAGGGACCTCCCCGCGCGGCTGGGGACACCCACCTTGTGCTTGTCCATGAGGTCACTGACCAGGTCCCGGTCCCCTCCAACAGGCACATCCTCACTCAGTTGTGGCTCAGCCCGGTACAGCCAGTCCATGAGGGCCTGCAGCGCGTCCGTGAACTTGCCCGAGAAGAGCAGGTTCTCCTCCAGCTTGTGCTGCCTGCGAGGAAGGGCGCAGGCAATGCCCAGCAGCGCCCAGGTGCAGGGGCTCACTCCCACGGCGCAAGGAACGGCCGCCCCACGGGGAGCCCGGCAGCGCGGCTGTAAGTGCCTGAGCTTGGCTATGGCTGGGGACAGACCCCGGCTGCACCCCCAGGAGCCAGAGCCCCGTGGAGCTGGGACAGGGGGCCCCAAAGCAGGGAGCGGGATGCCCGGGGAGGAAGGGCAATGCCATGCCCCCCCACCTGGGACCCGCATGGCAAGCAGAGCACAggcatcccaccccaccccatccccatcccctcccgtCCCAGCCTCACCTCTCCACAGCCCGGCTGCACAGCACATCCCAGCGCTCCTTCAgctcccccagcagctcctccagcggCTGCAGGTCCTCGGGAAGCCGGGCTCTCTCCCGCAGCGCCCGCCCGCTCCGCAGCGTGGCCTCATACACCGGCCGCTTCAAGCGCAGCACCTTCTGGAAAGCCTGCGGGCAGAGGGGATGAGCCCGCCCGGACCCCCAGGACGTGGGTGCCGGCCCCAGGGCAGGCGGGCTGGGGGGAGACCCCCGCCTCCCCGAGTGCCGCGGGGCAGCTTAGGGGGCCGGTGCCCCTTGGCTGGGGGCTCCTCCCGCCCCAGGTCTCTGCAGAGGCAGCCCTGGAAAGGCGTCCGACTGCCACGGCACCGAGTGCGTCGGGGCGCTGCCATCCcgctgggagctggggagccccctcccctggcaccccccagccccccagctctgctccccactgcCCGTGGCTGGGCAGCCGCCCCTGCTGGGACCCCGCTCTCcacagggctggggagcggggcaggccCCCCACCTTGTGCTCAGCCAGCTGGCACTTGATCTCCTCCTGGCTCGTGGCAGTGTCCTGCGGCACCTCCAAGCTCTGCTCCACCTCATCCATCCAGTCCAGGAGCAGCCGCCGGGACTCGCTGAActggaagggaggggaggggggcacgTGGGGGAGGCCTCGCCTGCACAGCAGGGGCCGGCACGACCTGGACGATGAGCCACAGCAGCCACGCGACAGGGCTGCACGGCCCGTGCGCCTCCGTGGCGCAAACCACGGGCCAGCGCGGCACGGTCCCCGTGCCGGAGCCGCGCGGCCTGTGCACCGGCACAGCTCCTGGCAAGACCCGCGTCCCCTGGCCCCGCGCCGAGTACCTGCTTGGTGCGCTTGCGGGCCTCCTCCAGCGCCGCCCCTCGCTCCGACGTCCGCTGCAGCACCTTGCCCAGCCGCTCCCTGGCTGTCAGCACCAGGTTCTGGATGACGGCACCATCCTGCTTCCTGCTGAAGTCCTTCAAGCGAGATGCAACAGCCTCCAGGCCGCTGAGCTTTTCCCCGTGGGCGTTCGCCTCCTTCACCAGGGCCTGTGGGAGAGCGGAGGCAGCTGGGGGCGCGCGGATGGCCccggggcaggagcggggccTCCGAGCGCAGCCCACACCGGGACGGGGCGCAGAGCCGACTCGGTCCACCGCTGCAGGGAGAGACATCCCGCTGGCAGCCCAGGGGAGACTTcccctgccagtgctgctgccgctgccgccgccgcgtGGGACCGCTCCAGGCAGACCCCAGCCCCGCGGAACCAGCCCCGGCTCCGGGGCGTGCTGCCGGCTGGCGCGGGGGCACACCCGGGCAGCGGGCGGGAGGGCGCCGCGCCGGCTCAGCCCGCGCTTGCCTTGTGCTCCTGGATCTGCGCGGTGACGGTGTCCAGGACGAAGCTGGGCGGTGCGGGGGAGCCGAGGAGCTCCTCCGCGTGAGCCACCCAGcgcagcagctcctgcaccGTGCCGTGAAACTCGGTGGTGACCGTCAGCCCCTCGGCCAGGCGCTCCTGCGGGCAGGGGGGAGGCGCTGATGGGGACGggcacccgcagcccccggagctggggcagggttGGCACCCCCGGTGGGCAGCACGCCCCTGCCCTGCACACCTTCCTCTCCTGGGCCTCGGCATGGACGCTCTCCCACTTCTGCTCCAGGATGCGGAGGCTGTGCTCGGTGCTGCAGGGCCGGCCAGCGCGGCAGGAGGCCAGCAGCCGCTGCAGCCGCTCCCGCACGCCGCTGTACGCCTCCTGCTTGGACTCCATCTCCTTGCATAGCTCCTGCCGAGAGGCCACAGGGAGCCCTGGGGTCACTGCCccacagggggatggggacagggacaggaacagggatggggagggctCCCGCTCTGTCCCCATGGATctggagggggcggggggggaggggtgcgggggggctctgcctgctcagggaggggagaaggcagagaaggGTCCCGGCACCTCGGTGCAGAGAGGGGCAGATTTGGGACACACACGCAACCCGCAAGGGACACTCGGGGACGGCCCTGCAGCGGGGGGGCCGGCACAGCCCCGGTGCTCACCAGGTGCGCGGTGAGGTTCTCTTTGGTGGTGTCCGGGTGGCCCCACGCTGGCCTGGAGaagaagagctgcagctccacctgctccagccacTGCAGCAGCTCCGTGATCTCCAGCGTGACGTCCTGCACCTGGGGGCAGCACGGGGGCTCAGCGCTGCCCCTGCCAGCGGCAGCcgcggccggcagccccggcacgCGGGCGCACAGTGCCCCGTACCTGGCTGAGGTTgttctccagctccagctggcgGCTCTCGGTCTCGCTCTGCACCAGGTCCCAGCGCTGGttgagctgctgcaggctgcgCTGGAGCCCCTCCACGCTCTCCcccaggctggagagcagcaagccctgcccagcctcaTTGACGGACTGCACCGTGCGGGCATGGGACATGACGTCGTTCCTCAGCACCTGGGGACGGGGCGCCGCGGTCACAGCCGGCACCCCAGCGGGGGCACCCCACGTCCCCGGCCGGCTACGCCGTGTGAAGACCCTCGCCCCAGGCGCCCGGGCCACCTCTGCTGCCCACATCAACGCTGCCACAGCAGTGCTTGGCAGCCCCGCAGGGCCGGGGTCCGGGGAGTGCCACGCGGGGGGAGGACGGCACCCGGGGATGCCCCAGGGCCGGCACCCTGGCTCTCGTCCTCAGTGTGGCATGGGGCGGGTGCGAGGCACCAAATCTGCTGCTCCGTGGCAGGGAGGCTGCCGGCACAGGGCACAAAGGAGGCTGGGGCCGCCCCCTGTGCGCAGCGCCCCGGCCCCAGGGCCGGCCAGCACCTCACAGCACCTCGCCTGCATCAGACACAGCGTGAGCGTGCCCAGGCAAAGGGAAGCGGCTCTGGGCCGGCCACGGCCCCAGCCGCCTCCCGGCAGGTGTGGAGACAGCTCATTCCTTCCATGCTGTCACCGCGGGAGGGGACGCGTTCTCACGCCACCCACCCCAAGCCGCAGTCTGCCCGACCCAGCCGCCGTGGCCCCAGGGCTCGATGGCAGCACCGGGAGGAGGGGGCCGAACCTCCCGGCAGGGGCCAGGCAGCAGCCGGCGGCCAGGATGCGGCGCCGCAGCAGGAGGACCACGACCGGGACCTCCCGTGCAACGGGACACAGCAGGACTGTGCCACGTCCCCCGCCGGGGGACGTTCCCGTGAGAACGCCCGGCTGTCAGAGCGGGCAGCCAACGCTCAAGACAGCAGTCAGGCAGCCCGGGCACGGCGCACAGGCAGCCCCGTCCCGCTGCCGCCCTCACCTTGTGCTTGGCCAGCTCGATCTCGCAGCTCTGCAGGTCGAGGCGCAGCAGCACTGGGCCCTGCAGCTGCTCGGTGGTGCGGGACAGCcactgcagcagctcctccagctggtGCTGGAACTGTCCCaggcccagcagagctgcctccagCTGGTGCTGCCCCGGCAAGGGCGGAATTGGGCACCCGTTTGGCAGGAGCAATGGCAGCCCTGACCATGCACCCAGCGCCCACACGTCCCCGCGCACCCACGGTGCCCCAGGCACCGCAGGGCACCGTGCATCCGGTGCCTCCGTGGCCCCGCATCCACCCAGCGCCACGCGCCCAGCACCCACATGGCACCCCGAGCACCCACCCTGCCGTGGCTCTGGCCTCGTGCCGGTGGCAGATCCGGTCGACAGCCCCggtgccaccaccacctcccagaGCCCCTGAGCCCCCGTGCCCAGACAGCAGCgcccacccagccctgccccatgcCCGGGACTGCCCCCGCACCGGCCGGGCCCCCTCCCTACCTGGCGGCTGACGATCTCCTCCTCCAGGCGGTCCCAGCGCTGGCGGAAGTcgctgagcagggctggggggtccccctgccctgcGCCCCCCAGGCCGGCCTGGTGCCGCAGGCTTTCCACGTCCACCTTGCACTGGTAGAGCTCCCTCTTGAACTCCTGTGGGGCAGCGGTGAGTGGGcaacccccagccccacacgtGGCGGTGGGGGTCTGCCGTGCCACCAggcgcggcgcggcacggcacggcacggcacggcacggcacggcagaGCTGGGTCTGGCACACACTGCATAGTTTGGCACAGCACAGCGCGGCATGGCATGGCGTGGCATGGCAGAGCTGGGTCTGGCACGCACCGTGTGGTTTGGcgtggcacagcacagcacggCACAGCTTGGCACAGGCACCGGGGCCCAGAGCTCCTCCTCGTGGAGAGCAGGGAGCCCTGCCCGCTCGGGGCACCTTGGGGGAGCAGGATTTGGCCACCCCAGGCAGGACTCGGCCGCTCAGCGCCCACCAAGAGCGGGTGCCGCGGGGGAACCAGCACCGTCCAACGTACCACGCTTTCGTCCCGCTGCTGCCCCGAGCACCCCGCCTgcccctccccgctgcccccctgCCGGACCCCAGGGCGCAGGGCTCCATCCTGCAGCACGGCCCACCTTCAGCTccgccagctgctgctgcaccatGTCCAGGTCCCCACCAACGAGGAACTCCTCCGCGATGCGCAGCTCGGCCGCGTCCAGCCACTCGAACAGCCgctggggacagagaggggctgtggggtcagggagggcgggggggcccAGGCCCCCCTCGCTGTCCCCATCCGTGTCCCTGCACGCCAGACACGTCAGCCCCGCCAGGCCGCCAGCACAGCTGCGTCCCTGGGGGCGCGGGCATGCTCACCCCTGCTCTCTGTAGCCCCGTGgccaggagcggggctgggaccTGCCGTGGTCCCCAGGGAGGGCCGGAGCACAGGGCAGGAGggtgctccagccccatccCTACCGAGGGGAACCTCGACGCGGGCACGTCACGCTGGGGCAGGACAGGGGCAcggccggccccgctgccccctgccccgctgccctaCAGTCCTACAGCCTCGCCAGCCCCATTTCCCCCCACAAGGCAGCATCACGGCCCTGTAGCCCAGCTAGCCCCACAGCCCTATAGTCCTGCacccctgcacagccctgctgcccggCCGGCCCCActgccagccccgctgccaggTCCTGCCTTTAGCCGTGCCCAGGGACCACCACGGTGGCCCCACGGCCCCTCGCACTCCTGAGCAGGGACGGGAGGGTGACGCAGACGGGGGGCAGGCCCCTGTGTGGGGTGTCTGCCTGAGCGGGCCGCCAGCACCCCACCTGCATGGTCTCCTGGTAGCTGACGGAGGCCTGGAGCTGCTCCTCGAGGCGGGCGTACCGCTCCGTCCACACCTTGTTCAGGCTGTGCCAGGAGGAGTAGAGCTGCGGCAGGGCGCGAGGGTCAGTGGCACCACGTGGGGGGCCGGGCACGGGGGTCGGCGGCACCgcgcggggggccgggcgcgggggtCGGCAGCACCGGTTGGGGCACAAGGGTCAGCGGCACCGTGCGGGGGGCCAGGGCGCGGGGGTCAGCGGCACCGTGGGGGGGGTGAGGGCACGGGAGTCAGCAGCACCgtgcggggaggggggtgcgAGGGTCAGCAGCGCCGCATGGGGTCGGTGGGCACCAGCACCAGGTGCATGAGCCAACCAGCTCTGCCGCGGGGGGCAAGGGACGGCGGGCACCGGTGCGGGGTGTGAGGCTTGGCGGACATGCGGCCCCTGGCACAGGGACACCAGCCCGGGATCGCCGCCCTCCATCCAGCCCGGCCCCAGGACCTCCAGGGGACGCCGGGTCTAGGGAGCATGCCtgcccccccccgtccccccgggCCCAGCCGCAGCTCCGCTCTGGGGACGTCCCATCCCCGCGAGCAGCATCCCCACGCCCCCAGGACCCGGTCCCTTGCCGGACCCCGTCCCTTGCCGGACCCCCACCCCCTGGCACTCACATCATCCAGGCTCTTGGTGACGTCGGGCTTGTCAGGGTCCCCGCAGGAGGACATCAGCTCCACGCCCAGGCTGCCCAGCGTGTCCAGCTCGCCCTGCAGGGAGTCAATCTCCTCCCGCAGCGCCTGCGGGCCGGGAAGGGGCTCGGCGCTGCCCgtgccgcggggccgcccctgccgcggggctgcccaccgggccccctccccaccccgtaCCTGCATGGTGCGGAGCCGCGCGCGGATGGCCTCGGGCTCGCCGCcggcctcctccagccccagcaccagctgctggGTGTCGCTCAGCGTCAGGGCCAGCTCGGAGAGACCGTGCCAG
Above is a genomic segment from Ciconia boyciana chromosome 2, ASM3463844v1, whole genome shotgun sequence containing:
- the LOC140647288 gene encoding microtubule-actin cross-linking factor 1, isoforms 6/7-like isoform X3 encodes the protein MSTPVPLLSLQNRCAADDAALSGKSVEGSLPDGEEMERAWQRGERTERRLEVHEQLLALRHWLDAVEKRLPALPEPGPALQVSPRAVPVLEEAAGTERAQDTLESLLAWVADMEELVSNQKPPSAEVKVAKAQLEEQKLLKRLLEERRPRVELVLQDRPAPLAHGSGTAAPEGSGSLSGLGEKWGKLMQEAEARYGRLEQILPAAQGFQEAVDSFQEWLGATERQLAQLWHANGCVSRVQDAHRQTQALCEEIRGRLGELDGTLESGQRVLEMVTGEEAQLAQEKMESLRMRYLIVGQSSADTVHRLGQTLEASSRLGTAQEDLALWLGRMEKELASWDSQHGGQEPPVSTGDKEKFEQILDSELARLAELGERLEEIGWVQLDAQALRSQLSDQKLLSAEILHHRGLVERLLGISDPLLRSCPEPLRRHLQPSVQALRERTEQLFLRSGACAVQLEHAQSLLAQFREAHEELLPWLEETRVVGVQLSPNAISYEAFKEQQALLQCLREAIAEHRPLMGKLQRVSAQLVELSPEQGAPFQQRWREAEEQYRRIRERVRQAAALLEDALPRYSQLTERMDLLLECLERLQSRLQSQPSVRGDAAYLREQIRENSLALGELEKLGVALETVQAQGSELLASMQAANSNAAARGIQERTAQLLSQWSCLRGRCQEQERWLRELLALADRFWHGLSELALTLSDTQQLVLGLEEAGGEPEAIRARLRTMQALREEIDSLQGELDTLGSLGVELMSSCGDPDKPDVTKSLDDLYSSWHSLNKVWTERYARLEEQLQASVSYQETMQRLFEWLDAAELRIAEEFLVGGDLDMVQQQLAELKEFKRELYQCKVDVESLRHQAGLGGAGQGDPPALLSDFRQRWDRLEEEIVSRQHQLEAALLGLGQFQHQLEELLQWLSRTTEQLQGPVLLRLDLQSCEIELAKHKVLRNDVMSHARTVQSVNEAGQGLLLSSLGESVEGLQRSLQQLNQRWDLVQSETESRQLELENNLSQVQDVTLEITELLQWLEQVELQLFFSRPAWGHPDTTKENLTAHLELCKEMESKQEAYSGVRERLQRLLASCRAGRPCSTEHSLRILEQKWESVHAEAQERKERLAEGLTVTTEFHGTVQELLRWVAHAEELLGSPAPPSFVLDTVTAQIQEHKALVKEANAHGEKLSGLEAVASRLKDFSRKQDGAVIQNLVLTARERLGKVLQRTSERGAALEEARKRTKQFSESRRLLLDWMDEVEQSLEVPQDTATSQEEIKCQLAEHKAFQKVLRLKRPVYEATLRSGRALRERARLPEDLQPLEELLGELKERWDVLCSRAVERQHKLEENLLFSGKFTDALQALMDWLYRAEPQLSEDVPVGGDRDLVSDLMDKHKVFQKELGKRASCIKMLKRSVRDLTRGSSSVDSQWLQKQMEELSTRWDLVCKLSVSKQARLEAALRQAEEFHTLVHSFLGRLSESEKTLKYGVFPEEELAVQECQSQLQELMKSLQCQQLELECITSLGEEILSTCHPDSVITIKSWVTVVKSRFQEVLSWAQQQGERLQAQTASLAAEREEMAQLIDWITAAEEALSLRDQEPLPEEAEQLEELNAQHTVFMEELNRKQPDVEKVTKSCKRKLAVELGPPAARRLATRRRSTGKAQGAPVVPLGGLEPQTPLMAQLLHRWQQLWLLALDRQYRLETAMQRLRELEEFAHFDFGVWRKRYMQWISQMKSRVLDVFRGIDRDQDGRISQREFIESVLSSKFPTNVLEMNAVASIFDMNGDGFIDYYEFVSTLHPNRDPLRRTADADQIQDEVNRQVAQCNCAKRFQVEQISANRYRFGESQQLRMVRILRSTLMVRVGGGWIALDEFLVKNDPCRVKGRTNLKINEKYLSPDAFGAAAAKCAGNQSAPSSKVLSPSRSNSSLSLYSSASAPSSPLARKSVLRRTRSGDRCPRSRGSLLPDGAELQFTAAEESLAVAPPEPPEGSPPERCSPCR